One window from the genome of Cryptomeria japonica chromosome 6, Sugi_1.0, whole genome shotgun sequence encodes:
- the LOC131052778 gene encoding uncharacterized protein LOC131052778 isoform X4 has protein sequence MNETSQEAHIGSTSLAPPKRKRGRPRKTHLLCSGGETSVQQQLEIKKKAKRKKLDASLSSFAENTFVGQEVHGMLDGSFDAGYLLTVRVGDTDTVLRGVVFEPGLSVPVSQANDIAPNVKMTRRDENTVAISSTSVPFLTAPVLNSPGTTSVSIPQQTRPPVAVGAEQLGVVSLQPNGSPLNSVLQSHANQDSAPKLPEPVSQLQQFIPCSVKSVTYLPQPVPSPSDPACHLQKSIQIPVAPVPQQNKATLFPAEPSSHQSKPILPPCAETTSQPQQPIADPPEPVGLQMNVKENQPHT, from the coding sequence ATGAACGAGACAAGCCAGGAAGCTCATATTGGCTCAACAAGTCTTGCACCACCCAAACGAAAGCGTGGCCGGCCTCGTAAAACCCACCTTCTGTGTTCTGGTGGGGAGACTTCTGTACAGCAACAACTGGAGATCAAGAAAAAGGCAAAACGAAAGAAATTAGATGCTTCATTATCATCGTTTGCGGAAAATACTTTTGTGGGCCAGGAAGTTCATGGCATGTTGGATGGTTCATTTGATGCTGGCTACTTACTTACAGTTCGAGTGGGAGACACGGACACTGTCTTGCGAGGTGTTGTATTTGAGCCAGGATTGTCAGTTCCTGTATCTCAAGCAAATGACATTGCCCCAAATGTTAAGATGACAAGGAGAGATGAGAATACTGTGGCAATTTCATCCACTTCCGTTCCTTTCTTGACAGCTCCTGTTCTGAATTCACCAGGAACAACATCTGTTTCCATACCACAGCAAACTAGACCTCCTGTAGCAGTTGGCGCAGAGCAACTAGGTGTTGTTTCACTTCAACCAAATGGAAGCCCACTGAATTCTGTACTTCAGAGCCATGCCAATCAGGATTCTGCTCCAAAATTGCCCGAGCCTGTCTCTCAATTGCAGCAGTTCATCCCCTGTTCTGTTAAATCTGTAACTTACTTACCGCAGCCAGTCCCTAGCCCTTCTGATCCTGCTTGTCACTTACAGAAGTCAATCCAGATCCCTGTTGCTCCTGTTCCTCAACAGAATAAGGCAACACTTTTTCCTGCTGAGCCCTCCTCTCATCAGTCGAAGCCAATCCTCCCTCCTTGTGCTGAAACTACATCTCAGCCACAGCAACCAATTGCTGATCCTCCAGAACCTGTCGGATTGCAAATGAATGTTAAGGAGAATCAGCCACATACATAG
- the LOC131052778 gene encoding uncharacterized protein LOC131052778 isoform X3: protein MEVLKMNETSQEAHIGSTSLAPPKRKRGRPRKTHLLCSGGETSVQQQLEIKKKAKRKKLDASLSSFAENTFVGQEVHGMLDGSFDAGYLLTVRVGDTDTVLRGVVFEPGLSVPVSQANDIAPNVKMTRRDENTVAISSTSVPFLTAPVLNSPGTTSVSIPQQTRPPVAVGAEQLGVVSLQPNGSPLNSVLQSHANQDSAPKLPEPVSQLQQFIPCSVKSVTYLPQPVPSPSDPACHLQKSIQIPVAPVPQQNKATLFPAEPSSHQSKPILPPCAETTSQPQQPIADPPEPVGLQMNVKENQPHT from the coding sequence GTGCTTAAAATGAACGAGACAAGCCAGGAAGCTCATATTGGCTCAACAAGTCTTGCACCACCCAAACGAAAGCGTGGCCGGCCTCGTAAAACCCACCTTCTGTGTTCTGGTGGGGAGACTTCTGTACAGCAACAACTGGAGATCAAGAAAAAGGCAAAACGAAAGAAATTAGATGCTTCATTATCATCGTTTGCGGAAAATACTTTTGTGGGCCAGGAAGTTCATGGCATGTTGGATGGTTCATTTGATGCTGGCTACTTACTTACAGTTCGAGTGGGAGACACGGACACTGTCTTGCGAGGTGTTGTATTTGAGCCAGGATTGTCAGTTCCTGTATCTCAAGCAAATGACATTGCCCCAAATGTTAAGATGACAAGGAGAGATGAGAATACTGTGGCAATTTCATCCACTTCCGTTCCTTTCTTGACAGCTCCTGTTCTGAATTCACCAGGAACAACATCTGTTTCCATACCACAGCAAACTAGACCTCCTGTAGCAGTTGGCGCAGAGCAACTAGGTGTTGTTTCACTTCAACCAAATGGAAGCCCACTGAATTCTGTACTTCAGAGCCATGCCAATCAGGATTCTGCTCCAAAATTGCCCGAGCCTGTCTCTCAATTGCAGCAGTTCATCCCCTGTTCTGTTAAATCTGTAACTTACTTACCGCAGCCAGTCCCTAGCCCTTCTGATCCTGCTTGTCACTTACAGAAGTCAATCCAGATCCCTGTTGCTCCTGTTCCTCAACAGAATAAGGCAACACTTTTTCCTGCTGAGCCCTCCTCTCATCAGTCGAAGCCAATCCTCCCTCCTTGTGCTGAAACTACATCTCAGCCACAGCAACCAATTGCTGATCCTCCAGAACCTGTCGGATTGCAAATGAATGTTAAGGAGAATCAGCCACATACATAG
- the LOC131052778 gene encoding uncharacterized protein LOC131052778 isoform X2: MLMAAVIAHLRYMVLKMNETSQEAHIGSTSLAPPKRKRGRPRKTHLLCSGGETSVQQQLEIKKKAKRKKLDASLSSFAENTFVGQEVHGMLDGSFDAGYLLTVRVGDTDTVLRGVVFEPGLSVPVSQANDIAPNVKMTRRDENTVAISSTSVPFLTAPVLNSPGTTSVSIPQQTRPPVAVGAEQLGVVSLQPNGSPLNSVLQSHANQDSAPKLPEPVSQLQQFIPCSVKSVTYLPQPVPSPSDPACHLQKSIQIPVAPVPQQNKATLFPAEPSSHQSKPILPPCAETTSQPQQPIADPPEPVGLQMNVKENQPHT, translated from the exons ATGCTAATGGCTGCAGTAATCGCTCATTTGAGATATATG GTGCTTAAAATGAACGAGACAAGCCAGGAAGCTCATATTGGCTCAACAAGTCTTGCACCACCCAAACGAAAGCGTGGCCGGCCTCGTAAAACCCACCTTCTGTGTTCTGGTGGGGAGACTTCTGTACAGCAACAACTGGAGATCAAGAAAAAGGCAAAACGAAAGAAATTAGATGCTTCATTATCATCGTTTGCGGAAAATACTTTTGTGGGCCAGGAAGTTCATGGCATGTTGGATGGTTCATTTGATGCTGGCTACTTACTTACAGTTCGAGTGGGAGACACGGACACTGTCTTGCGAGGTGTTGTATTTGAGCCAGGATTGTCAGTTCCTGTATCTCAAGCAAATGACATTGCCCCAAATGTTAAGATGACAAGGAGAGATGAGAATACTGTGGCAATTTCATCCACTTCCGTTCCTTTCTTGACAGCTCCTGTTCTGAATTCACCAGGAACAACATCTGTTTCCATACCACAGCAAACTAGACCTCCTGTAGCAGTTGGCGCAGAGCAACTAGGTGTTGTTTCACTTCAACCAAATGGAAGCCCACTGAATTCTGTACTTCAGAGCCATGCCAATCAGGATTCTGCTCCAAAATTGCCCGAGCCTGTCTCTCAATTGCAGCAGTTCATCCCCTGTTCTGTTAAATCTGTAACTTACTTACCGCAGCCAGTCCCTAGCCCTTCTGATCCTGCTTGTCACTTACAGAAGTCAATCCAGATCCCTGTTGCTCCTGTTCCTCAACAGAATAAGGCAACACTTTTTCCTGCTGAGCCCTCCTCTCATCAGTCGAAGCCAATCCTCCCTCCTTGTGCTGAAACTACATCTCAGCCACAGCAACCAATTGCTGATCCTCCAGAACCTGTCGGATTGCAAATGAATGTTAAGGAGAATCAGCCACATACATAG